Proteins encoded by one window of Candidatus Bathyarchaeota archaeon:
- a CDS encoding CBS domain-containing protein has protein sequence MATPQEEVKRKLPSVVDIAYEQYKRDLPLYQTAKELMSPNVETITPDASLDEAARLMGSKHIGSLIVMKYRTPVGIVTERDLLTKVLALGLFLRDEKVEDVMSFPLSGISVTTKIKDVARQMISKKGRLAVFDAGELVGIITASDLIKSLPDVPETEVKVDQFMSKEVVTADEETSVFDVAKTMGRQRIGSVIITKKGEPFGIFTERDLLTNFLATGKPLFTSVGPECSSPLTVIAAGTSIHRTAATMALKHIRRLPIVKDDKLVGIITARDLVEAYSK, from the coding sequence TTGGCGACACCTCAAGAAGAAGTAAAAAGAAAGTTGCCAAGCGTCGTTGACATAGCATACGAACAGTACAAACGCGATCTACCCCTCTACCAAACAGCTAAAGAACTCATGAGCCCAAACGTTGAAACTATCACTCCTGACGCTTCGCTTGATGAAGCCGCCCGTTTGATGGGCAGCAAACACATCGGCAGCCTTATCGTCATGAAATACCGAACCCCCGTCGGAATAGTTACAGAACGAGATTTGCTGACTAAAGTTCTGGCTTTGGGACTCTTTTTGAGGGACGAAAAAGTCGAAGACGTCATGTCATTTCCTCTCTCAGGCATATCTGTGACTACGAAAATTAAAGATGTAGCTAGGCAGATGATCAGCAAAAAAGGCAGGCTTGCAGTTTTTGATGCGGGGGAACTTGTCGGCATCATTACAGCTTCTGATCTGATCAAAAGCTTACCGGATGTCCCAGAAACAGAGGTTAAAGTCGACCAATTCATGAGCAAAGAGGTAGTTACCGCAGACGAGGAAACATCAGTTTTTGATGTCGCAAAAACCATGGGTCGACAGCGCATCGGCAGCGTCATAATCACAAAAAAAGGTGAACCCTTCGGCATCTTCACTGAACGAGACTTGCTGACTAATTTTTTAGCTACAGGCAAACCGCTGTTCACATCTGTAGGACCTGAATGTTCCTCGCCGCTTACAGTCATAGCCGCAGGTACGAGTATTCATAGAACGGCTGCAACTATGGCGCTAAAGCACATCAGGCGACTACCCATAGTGAAAGACGACAAACTGGTAGGTATAATCACTGCCCGTGACCTCGTCGAAGCGTACTCAAAATAA
- a CDS encoding DUF5658 family protein: MIKKDLLFPFALILVGVSDWLTTILGVTFYGASETNPLMAGLVGSNMMVFSVVKLFAVITAGFAFYKAVDVSIKMNWMPAKRLLDVSFLATFLMLTGVVVNNVTVIL; the protein is encoded by the coding sequence ATGATAAAAAAAGACCTGCTCTTCCCATTTGCTTTGATCCTAGTCGGCGTCTCCGACTGGCTAACCACCATATTAGGGGTCACGTTTTACGGGGCAAGTGAAACCAACCCTCTAATGGCGGGTCTTGTGGGTTCAAACATGATGGTCTTCAGTGTGGTCAAACTATTCGCCGTAATAACTGCAGGGTTTGCCTTCTACAAAGCTGTTGATGTAAGCATCAAGATGAATTGGATGCCCGCAAAACGGCTATTAGACGTCAGTTTCCTTGCAACCTTCTTGATGCTCACAGGCGTCGTCGTCAACAACGTAACAGTCATTCTTTAA
- a CDS encoding phospholipase D family protein, producing MKTYSGTNAGSKIRPLIDNAKESVWVITPWLGKEYAELLAHLSQKGIDVRIITSRVDYNIESIKILNACMNANLRILILDKEKTSDNSVFVHAKIYLSDKRHAISGSANLTYSGLNSNVETLSIAETEEEVQRIERDFMSLWFKYESKSVSKEEIVNNTALAIKNSFTVNVNFGDHHNSELTFYPYYFFEYILRGAVRNPPLVFEDRGVLLINGITRDIVSDDSELTNEFVNRPVTDYVLETEGKFKVEILRPNISNFYEAKELAFDYIIRKNTRRYKQYYQNRGGYGGVTGYDRLYVPRKYEISFLKNYFVSVPIWVFDQKMSDGLIHSRTVLASSGKVWREKVYCPLCNQKVLIRDLVPCENCGKLLCTGCVKQAGLIFKKKFCPPCYQTHST from the coding sequence ATGAAAACTTATTCTGGTACAAATGCTGGCTCAAAAATCAGACCTTTAATAGATAACGCAAAGGAGTCTGTTTGGGTAATAACTCCTTGGTTAGGCAAGGAATATGCAGAGTTGCTTGCTCATCTTTCTCAAAAGGGCATTGATGTCAGAATAATAACAAGCAGAGTTGATTATAACATCGAGTCAATAAAAATATTAAATGCATGTATGAATGCAAATTTGCGCATCTTAATACTCGACAAAGAGAAAACGAGTGATAACAGTGTGTTCGTTCATGCGAAAATCTATCTCTCAGACAAAAGACACGCAATATCGGGGTCGGCTAATTTAACGTATAGTGGGTTGAATTCAAACGTAGAAACTCTAAGCATTGCTGAGACTGAGGAAGAAGTTCAACGGATTGAAAGGGACTTTATGAGTTTGTGGTTTAAATATGAGAGCAAAAGTGTTTCAAAGGAAGAAATAGTAAATAATACAGCACTCGCAATCAAGAACTCTTTTACCGTAAACGTAAATTTTGGAGACCATCATAATAGTGAATTAACGTTTTATCCCTATTATTTTTTTGAATATATTTTAAGAGGGGCCGTAAGGAATCCGCCATTGGTGTTCGAAGATAGAGGGGTTCTATTAATCAATGGTATTACTAGAGATATTGTCAGCGACGATTCTGAACTTACAAATGAATTTGTTAACAGACCCGTGACTGATTACGTTCTTGAAACAGAAGGAAAGTTTAAGGTTGAGATCCTTCGACCAAATATTTCTAATTTTTATGAAGCAAAAGAGTTAGCATTTGATTATATCATACGAAAAAATACCCGAAGATACAAGCAGTATTACCAAAATCGAGGCGGTTACGGAGGGGTAACAGGTTATGATAGACTTTATGTTCCACGTAAATATGAAATTTCCTTCTTAAAGAATTATTTTGTTAGTGTTCCAATATGGGTTTTTGACCAGAAAATGTCCGACGGGCTTATTCATAGCAGGACAGTTTTAGCATCGTCAGGAAAGGTTTGGCGTGAGAAAGTCTACTGCCCTTTATGTAATCAGAAGGTTCTGATAAGGGACTTAGTTCCTTGTGAAAACTGTGGAAAACTACTATGCACTGGATGTGTAAAGCAAGCTGGCTTAATTTTTAAGAAAAAATTTTGTCCGCCTTGTTATCAAACACATTCCACATAA
- a CDS encoding site-specific integrase, with product MSDEQKIPDVLMVSPSVILNSEALLYWQKELSNRNEKTAERYFKYFVKYCEYLGKTPDIILSERLKECIDPDMKIRRHYESELNQFIALQRKQGFKAATLQVIWASIRSFFELHYVPLVMRKGDYPTGDSEGVKRATDDAIRKALSRNNKLSFQSKPLILFAKDTGLRISDIVALKCGNIPEQIEKGICPIQINLISQKTNLLTKTFIGKEAIDALREYFRKREQGSKWNREIIPEKITPSSPLFRKWVSGNVQHMHRISATHIISDAFNEIGEFRMSAHSLRKRLQTQLEKGGMPTNWIDQVLGHKLINSRDAYSLPTDEELKDAYLKAYPMVAVLEDLQQKQTIQQTETQQSVTEMTPDMTKALSILVKFAKSLSE from the coding sequence TTGTCAGATGAACAGAAGATACCTGATGTTTTAATGGTATCACCTTCTGTTATTCTAAACAGTGAAGCCTTGCTCTATTGGCAAAAGGAGCTTAGCAACCGTAACGAAAAAACAGCGGAACGATACTTCAAATACTTTGTTAAATACTGTGAATACCTTGGGAAAACTCCTGATATCATTCTAAGCGAAAGACTCAAAGAATGCATTGATCCAGATATGAAAATACGTAGACACTATGAAAGTGAACTTAACCAATTTATAGCACTCCAACGGAAACAGGGCTTTAAGGCTGCAACGTTACAGGTAATTTGGGCGTCTATCCGCTCATTTTTCGAGCTACATTATGTTCCCTTAGTGATGCGTAAAGGCGACTACCCCACAGGAGACAGTGAGGGAGTAAAACGAGCTACCGATGATGCAATACGAAAAGCCTTAAGCCGAAATAATAAGCTGTCTTTTCAAAGTAAACCACTTATTCTATTTGCCAAAGATACAGGGTTAAGAATTAGTGACATCGTAGCTTTAAAATGCGGAAACATACCTGAACAAATCGAAAAAGGAATTTGCCCTATACAGATTAATTTGATATCGCAAAAAACTAACCTTTTAACTAAAACCTTCATCGGTAAAGAAGCTATTGATGCACTAAGGGAATATTTTAGAAAACGTGAACAGGGTTCAAAATGGAACAGGGAAATAATTCCAGAAAAAATAACTCCTTCGAGCCCTCTATTTAGGAAATGGGTATCAGGGAATGTTCAGCATATGCATCGTATAAGTGCAACCCACATAATTAGCGACGCTTTCAATGAAATAGGTGAATTTAGAATGTCAGCGCATAGTCTACGCAAGCGATTGCAGACACAGTTAGAAAAGGGCGGTATGCCTACTAACTGGATTGACCAGGTTTTAGGTCATAAATTAATCAATAGTCGGGATGCTTACAGCTTACCAACTGATGAAGAGCTAAAAGATGCATACCTGAAAGCATATCCAATGGTGGCAGTTTTAGAGGATTTACAACAAAAACAAACAATCCAGCAAACTGAAACTCAGCAATCAGTCACAGAGATGACACCCGACATGACAAAAGCACTTAGTATATTAGTAAAATTTGCTAAATCACTAAGTGAATAA
- a CDS encoding SufD family Fe-S cluster assembly protein has product MSKESDLTKIPHEILQEAQKAGLELEEKNRSGTFMHLNQQTVASKVNELYEGKLELMDIKAALKKYPWLEEYRWKLVNKDKDEYTKKVAEDYSGGYFMRILKGAEIAFPLQSCLLITQRNLEQRVHNIIIAEEDSKAHIITSCLQHSTVPNAAHLGISEIYVKKGAMLNFTMIHQWSENTLVRPRSASQIDDNATFVSNYVCMRPVRDVQMYPVAYCRGKQSRVSFNSILYGHKNSQLDTGSKAVLTGEGSKAEMVSRAIAREGSKMIVRGMIEGHTPDCKGHLECKGLIMDNESFMQSIPELIATKKGVEITHEAAVGKISEREITYLMTRRLTREQAVSLIIRGFMDVGILGLPDALNKEIKAIVDSSAAAD; this is encoded by the coding sequence ATGAGTAAAGAAAGCGACTTAACTAAAATCCCACATGAAATCCTCCAAGAAGCTCAAAAGGCAGGGCTTGAACTCGAAGAGAAGAACCGTTCAGGCACATTTATGCACCTAAACCAGCAAACCGTGGCATCCAAGGTTAACGAGCTCTATGAAGGCAAACTGGAACTGATGGACATCAAAGCCGCACTCAAAAAATACCCGTGGCTTGAGGAATACCGCTGGAAGCTGGTTAACAAAGACAAAGACGAATACACTAAAAAGGTGGCGGAGGACTATAGTGGCGGCTACTTCATGCGTATCTTAAAAGGCGCTGAAATCGCGTTTCCCTTACAGTCTTGTCTTCTGATAACACAACGGAATTTAGAGCAACGAGTTCACAACATCATAATCGCCGAAGAAGACTCCAAAGCACACATAATCACCAGTTGCCTACAGCACTCAACCGTTCCCAACGCCGCGCATTTGGGTATATCTGAAATCTACGTCAAAAAAGGCGCCATGCTAAACTTCACTATGATTCACCAGTGGAGCGAAAACACACTGGTTCGCCCAAGAAGCGCCTCTCAAATAGACGACAACGCAACCTTCGTCTCAAACTACGTCTGCATGCGCCCAGTCCGCGATGTACAGATGTACCCTGTTGCGTACTGTAGAGGTAAACAATCCCGCGTTAGCTTTAACAGCATCCTCTATGGACACAAAAACAGCCAACTCGACACAGGCTCCAAAGCAGTCCTGACAGGTGAAGGAAGCAAAGCCGAAATGGTCAGCCGCGCAATCGCCCGCGAAGGCTCCAAGATGATTGTTCGCGGAATGATTGAGGGGCACACACCAGACTGCAAGGGACACTTGGAATGCAAGGGGTTGATTATGGATAACGAATCATTCATGCAATCCATCCCAGAGTTGATCGCCACCAAGAAAGGTGTCGAAATCACCCATGAAGCAGCTGTGGGTAAAATCAGCGAAAGAGAAATCACTTACCTGATGACTCGACGCTTAACGCGTGAGCAGGCGGTTTCGTTGATTATTCGCGGTTTCATGGATGTCGGGATTTTGGGGTTGCCTGACGCGTTGAATAAAGAAATCAAGGCGATTGTTGATTCGTCAGCGGCAGCAGACTGA
- the sufC gene encoding Fe-S cluster assembly ATPase SufC: MVNTSFVMDILEVKGLTVKVEGKTILNDLTFTLKEGASHILFGPNGSGKTTLISTLMGLPGYEVVSGQILFQGIDITNKGVDERAKLGIIVSFQNPPEITGVKLGDLLKLCLGKSSTEEFSPEEMAQIEAFRLTSFLNRDVNLGFSGGERKRSEILQLIFLKPKLLLLDEPDSGVDVESLRMISTEIQKYVEQTGASALIITHKGDIMEKIKATYGCILLKGQFHCFRDPMRIYDDIKNLGYEECVACRIRTSEGWKK; the protein is encoded by the coding sequence TTGGTTAACACTTCTTTTGTCATGGACATTCTTGAAGTTAAGGGCTTAACCGTTAAAGTCGAAGGAAAAACCATCCTAAACGACTTAACGTTTACCCTAAAAGAAGGCGCAAGCCACATCCTTTTTGGACCTAACGGTTCAGGAAAAACCACTCTGATAAGCACCCTAATGGGGTTACCTGGCTACGAAGTAGTCTCAGGGCAAATCCTCTTCCAGGGAATCGATATAACCAACAAAGGCGTAGATGAGAGAGCAAAACTGGGCATAATCGTAAGCTTCCAAAACCCCCCTGAAATTACAGGTGTGAAACTGGGTGATTTGCTCAAGCTCTGTTTGGGTAAATCCTCAACAGAAGAGTTTAGCCCAGAAGAGATGGCGCAGATAGAAGCATTCCGATTGACCAGTTTCTTGAATCGGGATGTGAATCTGGGTTTCAGCGGCGGCGAAAGGAAACGCTCTGAAATTTTGCAGTTGATTTTCCTTAAGCCCAAGTTGCTTTTGCTGGATGAGCCTGACTCAGGCGTTGACGTAGAAAGTTTACGTATGATATCGACAGAAATCCAAAAGTACGTTGAACAAACAGGTGCCTCAGCTTTAATCATCACCCATAAAGGCGACATCATGGAGAAAATCAAAGCCACATACGGCTGCATACTACTCAAGGGACAATTTCACTGTTTCCGAGATCCGATGCGTATATACGATGACATCAAAAACTTGGGCTACGAAGAATGCGTAGCATGTAGAATACGCACAAGCGAGGGCTGGAAAAAATGA
- a CDS encoding 4Fe-4S binding protein: MVNWAADKTKRVSTLRFITQCIFLLIIFYVAIIGIWKGLLLLLIFGATFLLGRLFCGWMCPFGLYMDTVTLLRRALKVPHWSLPNRLNLALHKSRYITAACIFALAIPIFLLSTGSSFEFSNFLWMRPPFSVYAFLLEPLQTPVLPWNPPFGALFEINGRYWTFPYVGEILLYLRDTGIALPLSYVFVGAVLAASFKVRRFWCRFCPTGISFGALNRFRALRWLPLLRLSKNGEKCTKCGICQRVCPLQVTEVYEKKDGPIQTTMCTVCLRCVEMCPEQECLSVCFSSRRIWSSRNWLDQSNR, translated from the coding sequence ATGGTTAACTGGGCAGCGGACAAAACAAAACGCGTAAGCACACTCAGATTCATTACTCAGTGCATCTTTCTGCTAATCATTTTTTACGTCGCCATAATCGGCATCTGGAAAGGACTGCTGCTACTTCTGATATTTGGGGCAACATTCTTGCTTGGGCGACTTTTCTGTGGTTGGATGTGTCCATTCGGATTATACATGGACACAGTGACATTGCTTCGAAGAGCACTCAAGGTTCCACATTGGTCGCTGCCAAACAGACTCAACTTGGCGCTGCACAAAAGCCGCTACATCACCGCCGCATGCATCTTCGCGCTGGCGATTCCAATCTTTCTGCTGAGTACTGGTTCATCTTTTGAGTTTTCAAATTTTCTGTGGATGCGACCCCCCTTCTCAGTTTACGCTTTTCTATTGGAGCCCTTGCAAACCCCTGTTTTACCCTGGAACCCACCGTTTGGTGCGTTGTTTGAAATAAATGGGCGCTATTGGACTTTTCCCTATGTAGGCGAAATCTTGCTGTACTTAAGAGATACAGGCATCGCTTTGCCTCTGTCTTATGTTTTTGTGGGCGCAGTTTTGGCTGCGTCGTTTAAGGTTCGACGTTTCTGGTGCCGCTTCTGCCCCACAGGCATATCCTTTGGCGCATTAAACAGGTTCCGAGCGCTCCGCTGGCTGCCGCTTCTTAGGTTAAGCAAAAACGGCGAAAAATGCACCAAATGCGGTATCTGCCAAAGAGTCTGCCCCCTACAAGTCACCGAAGTGTACGAGAAAAAAGACGGCCCAATACAAACAACAATGTGCACCGTTTGTTTGCGGTGTGTTGAGATGTGCCCAGAGCAGGAGTGTTTGAGTGTATGTTTTTCTTCGCGGCGGATTTGGAGTTCAAGGAACTGGTTAGATCAGTCGAACAGGTGA
- a CDS encoding ATP-binding protein gives MQNNELSQITQNVQKTIQTGRRRTVEFSHKEKTYLFTFAPFPKEGYVNVYGIDITESKEKDRELIQEKKKLDAITQSLGTGVVVIDKDFRITWINKLASEELKEFLGKKCYSALHNRKNMCSKCGVKKVFERGVSIDIHQCCYADSNGHPQWIELIATPVKDETGNVVSAVEVVLDITEKKDMQAKLEEYSKRLEMLVDTRTKQLEDVQLRLIKSERLAAIGELAGMIGHDLRNPLSGIKNSAYFLKKKGVAIEPKQFSEMLQTIDRCIESSNKIINDLLDYSREIHLEINETTPQRLVAKSLAAVEVPPKVKIRNRVTDRYPIKVDEDKLQRVFINLIKNAIDVLPNGGIITLGSAQNNGCLEFRITDNGCGIPKEVVPKLFAPLVTTKAQGMGFGLAICKRILEAHGGSINVEKTSKKGTTFLITIPTNANNITQAIV, from the coding sequence TTGCAAAACAATGAGCTAAGCCAAATCACCCAAAACGTCCAAAAAACTATTCAAACAGGGAGACGCCGAACCGTAGAATTTAGCCATAAAGAAAAAACATATCTTTTTACGTTTGCCCCTTTTCCGAAAGAAGGTTATGTTAACGTTTATGGTATAGACATCACTGAAAGCAAGGAAAAAGACCGCGAACTTATTCAAGAAAAGAAAAAGTTAGACGCAATCACGCAAAGCCTCGGAACAGGTGTGGTTGTTATCGACAAGGATTTCAGGATAACTTGGATAAACAAACTGGCCTCTGAAGAGCTAAAGGAGTTTCTAGGCAAAAAATGCTATTCCGCTCTTCATAACCGCAAAAATATGTGTTCAAAGTGTGGCGTCAAAAAGGTCTTCGAAAGAGGTGTAAGCATCGACATTCATCAATGCTGCTATGCTGATAGTAACGGGCATCCCCAGTGGATAGAACTCATAGCTACACCCGTTAAAGATGAAACAGGAAACGTAGTTTCCGCTGTAGAGGTCGTCTTAGACATCACTGAAAAGAAGGATATGCAAGCTAAACTTGAGGAGTACTCAAAGAGGCTGGAAATGCTGGTTGATACTCGGACAAAACAATTAGAGGATGTGCAGTTGCGTTTGATTAAGTCTGAGCGGCTTGCAGCAATCGGCGAATTGGCGGGGATGATTGGGCACGACCTGCGTAACCCGCTTTCAGGGATCAAAAATTCGGCGTATTTTCTCAAAAAGAAAGGAGTAGCCATCGAGCCTAAGCAATTTTCTGAGATGCTTCAGACAATCGACAGGTGTATCGAGAGTTCAAACAAAATAATTAACGACTTGCTGGATTATTCAAGGGAGATTCATTTAGAAATCAATGAAACCACGCCGCAAAGGTTGGTAGCTAAGAGTTTAGCTGCTGTTGAAGTGCCTCCAAAAGTTAAGATCCGAAATAGGGTAACCGATCGATACCCCATCAAAGTTGACGAAGATAAACTGCAGAGAGTATTCATTAATTTAATAAAAAACGCAATCGATGTGCTACCCAACGGTGGAATAATAACTCTTGGCAGTGCCCAAAACAACGGATGCTTAGAATTCAGGATAACCGATAATGGCTGTGGAATTCCCAAAGAAGTCGTGCCTAAACTGTTTGCGCCTTTGGTTACAACTAAAGCTCAGGGGATGGGTTTTGGTTTGGCTATCTGTAAACGAATCCTCGAAGCACACGGAGGCTCAATCAATGTGGAGAAAACCTCCAAGAAGGGAACCACATTTCTGATAACTATACCAACAAACGCTAACAACATTACCCAAGCTATTGTCTAA
- a CDS encoding PAS domain S-box protein — protein sequence MVTSREGDLEFHVIADFLFDWEYWIAPDGKLLFVSPSCKRITGYSAEEFISNPKLLTEIIHPDDKPWIANHFGNVTKAEMHTYDFRIVKPNGEVRWISHACQPVFGEKGEFLGRRTSNRDVTDRKEAEKQTQAWESRFRETLNGLLEGFQIIGRDWRYIYVNEAAAKQGRATVNQLIGKKMTDVYPGVEKTAMFQKLQKCMDEKISLVMENEFLFPNGERGWFELSVQPVAEGIFVLSQDITQRKKAEMELARSERRWAATLSSIGDAVIATDTDAHITFMNHVAEKLTGWTFSEAKQKPLQEVFRIVNEKTRKAVKNPVVKVLEKGVIVGLANHTVLIRKNGDEIPIDDSGAPIRGDSGEISGVVLVFRDISERKKAEEEINNLAKFPEEDPNPVLRVAENGKILYANRASKFSCKTMS from the coding sequence ATGGTGACTAGCCGAGAAGGGGACTTGGAATTTCATGTTATTGCTGATTTCTTGTTTGATTGGGAGTACTGGATTGCTCCCGACGGCAAATTATTGTTTGTTTCTCCCTCATGCAAACGCATAACAGGTTACAGCGCCGAGGAATTCATAAGTAACCCTAAATTGTTAACAGAAATAATCCACCCCGACGATAAACCGTGGATAGCTAATCATTTTGGAAACGTAACAAAGGCTGAAATGCACACCTACGATTTCCGCATCGTCAAACCAAACGGCGAAGTACGCTGGATTTCCCATGCTTGTCAACCCGTTTTTGGTGAAAAAGGCGAGTTTCTGGGTCGCCGAACCAGTAACCGGGATGTAACTGACCGCAAAGAAGCCGAGAAACAAACCCAAGCTTGGGAAAGCCGCTTTCGAGAAACACTCAACGGTTTACTGGAAGGTTTTCAGATTATCGGACGCGACTGGCGATACATCTACGTTAATGAGGCGGCTGCAAAACAGGGCCGTGCAACTGTAAATCAATTGATAGGAAAGAAGATGACTGACGTTTATCCAGGCGTCGAAAAAACAGCTATGTTCCAAAAGCTGCAGAAATGTATGGATGAAAAAATCTCGTTAGTTATGGAAAACGAGTTTTTGTTTCCAAATGGAGAGAGGGGCTGGTTTGAGTTAAGTGTACAGCCTGTTGCGGAAGGCATTTTTGTTTTATCACAGGACATTACCCAGCGTAAAAAAGCTGAAATGGAGCTTGCTAGAAGCGAGAGGCGTTGGGCTGCTACTCTTTCCAGCATCGGAGATGCAGTTATAGCAACGGATACCGATGCACATATCACTTTCATGAACCATGTGGCTGAAAAGTTAACAGGCTGGACTTTTTCAGAGGCAAAACAAAAGCCCTTGCAAGAAGTCTTCCGTATAGTAAATGAAAAGACCCGTAAAGCGGTTAAGAATCCAGTTGTAAAAGTGCTCGAGAAAGGCGTTATTGTCGGGTTGGCTAACCATACTGTTCTGATCCGCAAAAACGGCGACGAAATCCCCATAGATGACAGCGGAGCGCCGATTCGGGGGGATTCTGGCGAGATTTCGGGTGTAGTGCTGGTTTTCCGCGATATTTCTGAGCGCAAAAAAGCTGAAGAAGAAATCAATAATTTAGCAAAATTTCCCGAAGAAGACCCAAACCCCGTGCTTAGAGTTGCAGAGAATGGCAAAATTCTCTACGCAAATAGAGCATCCAAGTTTTCTTGCAAAACAATGAGCTAA
- a CDS encoding LysR family transcriptional regulator: MKKTNYRFKLWIVNEKDQAVFGDGLARLLEEIETHHSVLEAAKKLGMSYRYALHRLTLSEERLGESLVTRVRGGAKGGGSSEVTQFGKDMVMRFRKTQAKLSETVKSQP; the protein is encoded by the coding sequence ATGAAAAAAACCAACTACCGATTCAAACTCTGGATAGTAAACGAAAAAGACCAAGCAGTCTTCGGAGACGGCCTAGCACGTCTACTCGAAGAAATAGAGACACACCACTCTGTCCTTGAAGCAGCCAAAAAATTGGGGATGTCCTACCGATACGCCCTACACCGATTAACACTCTCCGAAGAACGACTAGGCGAATCACTGGTCACAAGGGTTCGTGGAGGCGCAAAAGGCGGCGGTTCCTCAGAAGTTACACAGTTCGGCAAAGACATGGTTATGCGTTTCAGAAAAACACAGGCAAAGTTAAGCGAGACAGTAAAAAGCCAGCCTTAA
- a CDS encoding sulfide/dihydroorotate dehydrogenase-like FAD/NAD-binding protein yields the protein MTETNTQSQLKLNQVVEKKILNSVTKKITVYAPDIAAKAHAGQFVIFKVRQDSERIPLTLSSWDKEKGTISHIFQEVGYSTIELGSLRVDDKIMHIAGPLGNPSEIKNFGTAVVICGGLGTAVAYPVAKALKEAGNKVISIVGARNAELFILEDEMKAVSDEILFTSDDGSKGQKGFVSDVLKTLIAKGTKIDIVFAIGPPIMMSVIADITRPLGIKTIASLNPIMVDGMGMCGACRVSIDNKTQFACVDGPEFDAHKVNFKELIQRLKCYCNEEKNLSLAYQKPSGEKSCQCHGQ from the coding sequence GTGACAGAAACCAATACGCAAAGTCAACTAAAACTCAACCAAGTTGTAGAAAAAAAAATCCTAAACTCCGTAACCAAAAAAATCACAGTCTACGCCCCAGATATAGCCGCAAAAGCACACGCGGGACAATTCGTGATTTTCAAGGTACGCCAAGACAGCGAAAGAATACCACTCACCTTATCGTCTTGGGACAAAGAAAAAGGCACAATCTCACACATCTTCCAAGAAGTAGGCTACTCAACAATCGAATTAGGTTCACTGCGGGTAGATGACAAAATAATGCACATAGCAGGCCCATTAGGGAACCCCAGTGAAATAAAAAATTTCGGAACCGCCGTTGTCATATGCGGTGGTTTGGGCACAGCAGTTGCGTACCCAGTTGCAAAGGCACTTAAGGAAGCAGGAAACAAAGTCATATCCATAGTCGGCGCAAGAAATGCAGAACTCTTCATTTTAGAAGACGAAATGAAAGCTGTTTCCGACGAAATCTTATTCACATCTGACGACGGATCAAAAGGACAAAAAGGCTTCGTCAGCGACGTCCTCAAAACGCTCATAGCGAAGGGCACCAAAATCGATATAGTCTTCGCCATCGGACCCCCCATTATGATGAGTGTCATTGCAGATATCACTCGTCCGTTGGGCATTAAAACCATCGCCAGCTTAAACCCGATCATGGTGGATGGCATGGGCATGTGCGGTGCTTGTCGTGTTTCCATAGACAACAAGACACAGTTTGCATGTGTAGATGGCCCAGAGTTTGATGCGCACAAAGTTAACTTCAAAGAACTAATCCAGAGGCTTAAATGCTACTGTAACGAAGAGAAAAATCTTTCATTAGCTTATCAGAAACCATCAGGAGAGAAAAGTTGCCAATGTCACGGCCAGTAA